A window of the Chlorocebus sabaeus isolate Y175 chromosome 8, mChlSab1.0.hap1, whole genome shotgun sequence genome harbors these coding sequences:
- the PLEKHF2 gene encoding pleckstrin homology domain-containing family F member 2, with protein MVDRLANSEANTRRISIVENCFGAAGQPLTIPGRVLIGEGVLTKLCRKKPKARQFFLFNDILVYGNIVIQKKKYNKQHIIPLENVTIDSIKDEGDLRNGWLIKTPTKSFAVYAATATEKSEWMNHINKCVTDLLSKSGKTPSNEHAAVWVPDSEATVCMRCQKAKFTPVNRRHHCRKCGFVVCGPCSEKRFLLPSQSSKPVRICDFCYDLLSTGDMATCQPARSDSYSQSLKSPLNDMSDDDDDDDSSD; from the coding sequence ATGGTGGATCGCTTGGCAAACAGTGAAGCAAATACTAGACGTATAAGCATAGTGGAAAACTGTTTCGGAGCAGCTGGTCAACCTTTAACTATACCTGGACGAGTTCTTATTGGAGAAGGAGTATTGACTAAGTTGTgcagaaaaaaacccaaagcaaggcagtttttcttatttaatgaTATTCTTGTATATGGCAATATTGTCATCCAGAAGAAAAAGTATAACAAACAACATATTATTCCCCTGGAAAATGTCACTATTGATTCCATCAAAGATGAGGGAGACTTAAGGAATGGATGGCTAATCAAGACACCAACTAAATCTTTTGCAGTTTATGCTGCCACTGCTACGGAGAAATCAGAATGGATGAAtcacataaataaatgtgttacTGATTTACTCTCCAAAAGTGGGAAGACACCCAGTAATGAACATGCTGCTGTCTGGGTTCCTGACTCTGAGGCAACTGTATGTATGCGTTGTCAGAAAGCAAAGTTCACACCTGTTAATCGTCGCCACCATTGCCGCAAATGTGGTTTTGTTGTCTGTGGGCCCTGCTCTGAAAAGAGATTTCTTCTTCCTAGCCAGTCCTCTAAGCCTGTGCGGATTTGTGACTTCTGCTATGACCTGCTTTCTACTGGGGACATGGCCACATGCCAACCTGCTAGATCAGACTCTTATAGTCAGTCATTGAAGTCTCCTTTAAATGATAtgtctgatgatgatgatgatgatgacagcagTGACTAA